In a single window of the Pedococcus dokdonensis genome:
- a CDS encoding phosphatase PAP2 family protein — protein sequence MAFLTRYDDDTSSPGIGSAVRDLVVRAVAPAVVLWLAIVGVGLLIRGPLGGLDSEDSISKDVQELRTPTWDTVTKVWSHIGNTEIVIGICVVAVLLVWWRTRQWWVAVVPAIAISLQATVFVIATAVVGRQRPHVPHLDPAPPTSSYPSGHVGASTALWLSFAFLAQRIQQPWLRRLVTVVCIVVPLLVAWARLYRGMHHLTDILVGFANGIACALLAWAYLRRKATGHR from the coding sequence ATGGCCTTCCTGACGCGCTACGACGACGACACCTCCTCGCCCGGTATCGGGTCAGCCGTGCGGGACCTGGTCGTGCGCGCGGTTGCGCCGGCGGTGGTCCTCTGGCTGGCGATCGTCGGCGTCGGGCTCCTCATCCGTGGCCCGCTCGGTGGCCTCGACTCGGAGGACTCGATCAGCAAGGACGTCCAGGAGCTCCGCACCCCCACGTGGGACACCGTGACGAAGGTGTGGTCGCACATCGGCAACACCGAGATCGTCATCGGAATCTGCGTCGTGGCCGTGCTGCTCGTCTGGTGGCGCACTCGCCAGTGGTGGGTGGCGGTGGTCCCGGCGATCGCGATCTCCCTGCAGGCAACGGTCTTCGTGATCGCCACAGCAGTGGTCGGGCGCCAGCGGCCGCACGTGCCCCACCTCGACCCGGCCCCTCCGACGTCGAGCTACCCGAGCGGTCACGTGGGTGCCTCGACGGCGCTGTGGCTGAGCTTCGCCTTCCTGGCGCAACGGATCCAGCAGCCCTGGTTGCGCCGGCTGGTCACCGTCGTGTGCATCGTGGTCCCGTTGCTCGTGGCGTGGGCCAGGCTCTACCGCGGGATGCACCACCTCACCGACATCCTGGTCGGATTCGCGAACGGCATCGCCTGCGCGCTGCTCGCCTGGGCGTACCTGCGCCGCAAGGCCACCGGGCACCGCTGA
- a CDS encoding NAD(P)-binding protein — protein MTRTRAVDVDYLVVGAGATGMAFADAVTDHSDARVALVDRRHGVGGHWLEAYPFVRLHQSSAFYGVPSTLLGGGRLQERGPEKGLQERASQPEICAYYARVLDRMTATGRVEFFPNTEYAGDRTFVSRVSGARFEVPPTCRVVDASYLAPSIPAEKPPPFAVEAGARVVPVNDLARLEEAPSQYVVVGAGKTATDACIFLLSRGVDPDAICWVRPRDPWMINRAVVQPDPSIFLGMVADTWLAAREAASLDDLFLRLEDAGIMLRVDRSVLPTMAKAPTLASWELEQLRTLSNVVRRGHLTGVSRGALSFADGSVSVADDAVVVHCAADGLKYPPLTPVWTPDAIILQPVRAGFPCFGAAITGYVEATRENDDEKNRLCPPSRYGNSLADWARMNVVGTRAVQTFSAEPDIRDWANRVALNPARVAVDHPASPALDDARERLARHTEPGLARMTELIRTG, from the coding sequence ATGACGCGTACTCGAGCCGTTGATGTCGACTACCTGGTGGTGGGTGCGGGCGCGACGGGGATGGCGTTCGCCGACGCAGTCACGGACCACTCCGACGCCCGGGTCGCCCTGGTCGACCGCCGGCACGGCGTCGGCGGGCACTGGCTGGAGGCCTACCCCTTCGTCCGCCTGCACCAGTCCTCGGCGTTCTACGGCGTGCCGTCGACGCTGCTCGGGGGCGGGCGGTTGCAGGAGCGCGGCCCGGAGAAGGGGCTCCAGGAGCGCGCCTCCCAGCCGGAGATCTGCGCCTACTACGCGCGCGTGCTCGACCGGATGACCGCGACGGGACGGGTCGAGTTCTTCCCCAACACCGAGTATGCCGGTGACCGCACCTTCGTCTCGCGCGTCTCCGGTGCGCGGTTCGAGGTCCCCCCGACCTGCCGGGTCGTGGACGCCAGCTATCTCGCGCCGAGCATCCCGGCCGAGAAGCCGCCGCCGTTCGCGGTGGAGGCGGGGGCGCGCGTCGTGCCGGTCAACGACCTGGCGCGGCTGGAGGAGGCACCGAGCCAGTACGTCGTCGTCGGTGCGGGCAAGACCGCGACCGATGCCTGCATCTTCCTGCTCTCGCGGGGCGTCGACCCCGACGCGATCTGCTGGGTGCGCCCGCGCGACCCGTGGATGATCAACCGCGCGGTCGTCCAGCCCGACCCCTCCATCTTCCTCGGGATGGTCGCCGACACCTGGCTCGCCGCAAGGGAAGCCGCGTCACTGGACGACCTGTTCCTGCGGCTCGAGGACGCCGGCATCATGCTGCGGGTCGACCGCTCGGTGCTGCCGACGATGGCCAAGGCACCCACCCTGGCGAGCTGGGAGCTGGAGCAGCTGCGCACGCTGTCCAACGTGGTGCGTCGTGGACACCTCACTGGCGTCTCCCGCGGCGCGCTGTCGTTCGCCGACGGTTCGGTCTCTGTCGCGGACGACGCGGTCGTCGTGCACTGTGCCGCCGACGGGCTGAAGTACCCGCCGCTGACGCCGGTGTGGACCCCGGACGCGATCATCCTGCAACCCGTTCGCGCTGGCTTCCCCTGCTTCGGCGCCGCGATCACCGGCTACGTCGAGGCGACTCGTGAGAACGACGACGAGAAGAACCGGCTCTGTCCACCGTCCCGCTACGGCAACTCGCTCGCCGACTGGGCGCGGATGAACGTGGTGGGCACCCGCGCCGTGCAGACGTTCTCGGCGGAGCCCGACATCAGGGACTGGGCCAACCGGGTGGCCCTGAACCCGGCCCGCGTCGCGGTCGACCACCCCGCGTCACCCGCGCTCGACGACGCACGCGAGCGTCTCGCCAGACACACCGAGCCCGGCCTGGCCAGGATGACCGAGCTGATCCGGACCGGCTGA
- a CDS encoding pyridoxamine 5'-phosphate oxidase family protein: MGAGFNEGSRSLQDRFDTRALADRIDGLLVHDTISQGDREFIEARDMFFLATADAEGRPTCSYKGGEPGFVRVVDERTVAFPNYDGNGMYLSTGNLLVHPDVGMLFIDLERGHRMRLDGTASIDPDDPLLADYPEAQFVVRVRPRAVFPNCPRYIHRYELKQRSRFVPRDDCLTPVPEWKRSDWAVDALPSHDPARDPGEREVLGR; encoded by the coding sequence GTGGGCGCAGGGTTCAACGAGGGCAGCCGGTCGCTGCAGGACCGGTTCGACACGCGAGCACTGGCCGACCGGATCGACGGACTGCTCGTCCACGACACGATCAGCCAGGGGGATCGCGAGTTCATCGAGGCCCGCGACATGTTCTTCCTCGCGACCGCCGACGCCGAGGGCCGACCGACCTGTTCCTACAAGGGTGGTGAGCCCGGCTTCGTCCGCGTCGTCGACGAGCGCACCGTGGCGTTCCCGAACTACGACGGGAACGGCATGTACCTGTCGACCGGCAACCTGCTGGTGCACCCCGACGTGGGGATGCTGTTCATCGACCTCGAGCGCGGCCACCGGATGCGGCTGGACGGCACCGCGAGCATCGACCCCGACGACCCGCTGCTGGCCGACTACCCCGAGGCCCAGTTCGTGGTGCGGGTGCGGCCGCGCGCTGTCTTCCCGAACTGTCCGCGCTACATCCACCGCTACGAGCTGAAGCAGCGCTCGCGGTTCGTGCCGCGCGACGACTGCCTGACCCCCGTGCCCGAGTGGAAGCGCTCGGACTGGGCGGTCGACGCGCTGCCCAGCCATGACCCCGCCCGCGACCCGGGCGAGCGCGAGGTGCTCGGGCGGTGA
- a CDS encoding ComEC/Rec2 family competence protein produces the protein MVLTLEFFDAKHGDAFLTRWGDGGDRAMLVDGGPTGLWEGSLRAALLPRLPRSGVGAPTLDAVMLSHVDDDHAAGLVRLLAEIRRARRDHKPDPISVRRLWFNAVEELVDRVDPDLSASVQPLLDDAHHDEAVAASYNQGREIRDAAEVLGLQGNQPFEAPLVCGAVTDLAGLAVTVVAPDQAALDALATKWRQAKKAKDPGVLAASYTDRSIPNLSSIVVHVEHGGRTALLTGDARGDRLLTGLEQSGLVAKGGGLHVDVFKLPHHGSINNMEPDLFERVTADHYVISADGVRHHHPNEETLEALVGARGSADKYTIHLTNEIPFAATKLADLQDGRAFATRTRAAAEPVIRVELS, from the coding sequence GTGGTGCTGACCCTCGAGTTCTTCGACGCCAAGCACGGCGATGCCTTCCTGACCCGTTGGGGCGACGGCGGCGACCGTGCCATGCTCGTCGACGGCGGCCCGACCGGTCTCTGGGAGGGCAGCCTCAGGGCCGCCCTGCTGCCTCGCCTCCCGCGGTCGGGCGTGGGCGCGCCGACTCTCGACGCGGTGATGCTGTCCCACGTCGACGACGACCACGCGGCAGGGCTGGTGCGGCTGCTGGCCGAGATCCGCAGGGCCCGCCGTGACCACAAGCCCGACCCGATCTCGGTGCGGCGCCTCTGGTTCAACGCCGTCGAGGAGCTGGTCGACCGGGTCGACCCCGACCTCTCGGCATCGGTGCAGCCGCTGCTCGACGACGCCCATCACGACGAGGCAGTGGCCGCGAGCTACAACCAGGGACGCGAGATCCGTGACGCGGCCGAAGTGCTCGGCCTGCAAGGAAACCAACCATTCGAAGCCCCCTTGGTATGCGGTGCGGTCACCGACCTGGCGGGCCTTGCCGTGACGGTCGTGGCACCGGACCAGGCCGCGCTGGACGCCCTCGCCACGAAGTGGCGTCAGGCGAAGAAGGCCAAGGACCCTGGCGTCCTCGCGGCCTCCTACACGGACCGCTCGATCCCCAACCTGTCGAGCATCGTCGTGCACGTCGAGCACGGAGGTCGGACGGCGCTGCTCACCGGCGACGCGCGCGGCGACCGCCTGCTCACCGGCTTGGAGCAGAGCGGACTGGTGGCGAAGGGTGGAGGCCTCCACGTTGACGTGTTCAAGCTGCCGCACCACGGCAGCATCAACAACATGGAGCCCGACCTGTTCGAGCGGGTCACTGCAGACCACTACGTCATCTCCGCCGACGGGGTGCGGCACCACCACCCCAACGAGGAGACGTTGGAGGCGCTGGTTGGCGCGAGGGGGTCTGCCGACAAGTACACGATCCACCTCACGAACGAGATCCCTTTTGCGGCAACCAAGCTCGCCGACCTGCAGGACGGGCGAGCCTTCGCCACCCGCACGCGGGCAGCCGCCGAGCCGGTCATCCGGGTCGAGCTGTCCTAG
- a CDS encoding S8 family serine peptidase, with the protein MDRDQLAAVFYGTGPVPVVWATDCPVRFDVWNAFAAANGDVPPRRVDVILAINEEHGTRKVLQELHKVQMPDANPLASGSFVSAVMTLEELVRAVLPMTNLASLVATAQGLSAAAEADVRRGVSPPAVPMSTPSSEERVQERARQLVWLVRVLATVVHGARQPRESKARARPPVAAYTEAFRLLRTAVVDRAVTQAPGNPRSKVIDRRQRYPVVSVTLNRTASTAVTRSRITVKADAAEQLFDVDCSSIGWAVVDSGVDVTHPAFYEWWPRPDSVRPEWDRGPTRVVRCLDFVGARRRLSLDATDNGLVDWVRALPYLEVQLPELPLPEPPPYPPPADYEPPKNPHGTHVAGIIGAHWPEQQFAGLCPNIKLYDFRVLGEDGRGDEFSIVAALQAIRHINEQAGRIVIAGANVSLSVPHDVATHSCGWTPVCVEADRLVRSGVVVVTAAGNSGFSGVMRTTGGGYQTLSISDPGNADSVITVGSTHRSDPHRHGVSYFSGRGPTADGRSKPDLLAPGEDIDGPVLGGGIAAMHGTSQAAAHVSGAAAMLVARYRELLGRPERVKDILCSTATDLGREKAFQGSGLLDVLRAMQSI; encoded by the coding sequence ATGGATCGAGACCAGCTTGCTGCCGTGTTCTACGGCACCGGACCGGTGCCGGTGGTGTGGGCCACCGACTGCCCCGTGCGCTTCGACGTGTGGAATGCCTTCGCTGCCGCGAACGGAGACGTCCCCCCGCGCCGCGTGGACGTGATCCTCGCCATCAACGAGGAGCACGGGACCCGCAAGGTGCTCCAGGAGCTCCACAAGGTCCAGATGCCCGACGCCAACCCGCTCGCCTCGGGCAGCTTCGTCTCGGCGGTGATGACTCTCGAGGAACTGGTTCGTGCCGTGTTGCCGATGACCAACCTGGCCAGCCTGGTGGCCACCGCCCAAGGGCTGTCAGCAGCCGCGGAGGCCGACGTACGAAGGGGCGTGTCGCCGCCTGCGGTGCCGATGAGCACCCCGTCGTCCGAGGAACGGGTCCAGGAGCGGGCTCGACAGCTGGTCTGGCTGGTGCGGGTCCTCGCCACGGTCGTCCACGGCGCCCGGCAGCCCCGGGAGTCGAAGGCGCGAGCCAGACCCCCGGTCGCGGCATACACGGAGGCCTTCAGGCTGTTGCGGACGGCGGTCGTGGACCGCGCGGTCACCCAGGCTCCGGGCAACCCGCGATCGAAGGTGATCGACCGCCGACAGCGCTACCCGGTTGTCTCGGTGACGCTGAACCGGACCGCGAGCACCGCCGTCACCCGGTCGCGGATCACCGTCAAGGCCGATGCCGCGGAGCAGCTTTTCGACGTCGACTGCTCCAGCATCGGTTGGGCGGTGGTCGACAGCGGTGTCGACGTCACGCACCCGGCCTTCTACGAATGGTGGCCCCGGCCCGACTCCGTGCGACCCGAGTGGGACCGCGGCCCGACCAGGGTGGTGCGGTGTCTCGACTTCGTGGGCGCGCGCCGGCGGCTCTCGCTCGACGCCACGGACAACGGGCTGGTCGACTGGGTTCGCGCACTGCCCTACCTCGAGGTCCAGCTCCCAGAGCTGCCGCTCCCCGAGCCCCCGCCCTACCCGCCGCCGGCTGACTACGAGCCGCCGAAGAACCCGCACGGGACCCACGTCGCCGGCATCATCGGCGCGCACTGGCCGGAGCAGCAGTTCGCGGGATTGTGCCCGAACATCAAGCTGTACGACTTCCGCGTGCTGGGGGAGGACGGCAGGGGCGACGAGTTTTCGATCGTCGCGGCGCTGCAGGCGATCCGGCACATCAACGAGCAAGCCGGCCGCATCGTCATCGCCGGCGCCAACGTCAGCCTCTCGGTGCCGCACGACGTCGCGACGCACTCCTGCGGGTGGACCCCGGTCTGCGTCGAGGCCGACCGGCTTGTCAGGTCGGGGGTGGTCGTGGTGACCGCGGCCGGCAACTCGGGGTTCAGCGGGGTCATGCGGACCACCGGCGGCGGCTACCAGACGCTGAGCATCTCCGACCCCGGGAACGCCGACTCGGTCATCACCGTCGGCTCGACCCATCGAAGCGACCCACACCGTCATGGCGTCAGCTACTTCTCGGGGCGCGGGCCCACGGCCGACGGGCGCAGCAAGCCCGACCTGCTCGCTCCGGGAGAGGACATCGACGGGCCGGTGCTGGGCGGTGGAATCGCCGCGATGCACGGCACGAGCCAGGCGGCCGCCCACGTCAGCGGCGCCGCTGCGATGCTCGTCGCGCGCTACCGCGAGCTGCTGGGTCGCCCCGAGCGGGTCAAGGACATCCTCTGCTCCACCGCCACCGATCTCGGTCGCGAGAAGGCCTTTCAGGGCAGTGGGCTGCTCGACGTCCTCCGCGCGATGCAGTCGATCTGA
- a CDS encoding AAA family ATPase, producing MGVRNYLVEGVSGTGKTSVCHELARRGYPAINGDRELAYQGNPDTGEPLDGAVHQHHIWDVDRVRALVADHTQPITFFCGGSRNYDTFIDLFDGVFVLNVDLETLHRRLDQRGPDEWGSDPSARELIVRLHRTKEDIPSTGVVIDATPPLTQVVDEILRHVDRDL from the coding sequence GTGGGAGTCCGCAACTACCTCGTCGAAGGGGTCTCGGGCACGGGCAAGACGTCGGTGTGCCACGAGCTCGCCCGCCGCGGCTACCCGGCGATCAACGGTGACCGGGAGCTTGCCTACCAAGGGAACCCGGACACCGGTGAGCCCTTGGACGGTGCCGTGCACCAGCACCACATCTGGGATGTGGACCGGGTCCGGGCGCTGGTCGCCGACCACACCCAGCCGATCACGTTCTTCTGCGGGGGCTCGCGCAACTACGACACGTTCATCGACCTGTTCGACGGCGTGTTCGTCCTCAACGTCGACCTCGAGACCCTGCACCGACGGCTCGACCAGCGCGGACCCGACGAGTGGGGTTCGGACCCCTCGGCCCGTGAGCTCATCGTCCGACTCCACCGCACCAAGGAGGACATTCCCAGCACCGGCGTCGTCATCGATGCCACTCCCCCGCTGACCCAGGTCGTCGACGAGATCCTGCGCCACGTGGACCGCGACCTCTAG
- a CDS encoding serine hydrolase domain-containing protein — translation MTAQWHVEGPAVAGAATLDGVFQAVMTAQNIRAASVAIASGRTIYAKRAYTWAEPGNPVTTTTTTFRLASVSKLFTAAAIQRLADERKIDLNASVFGYLGLFDPNPHDTNKDLITIGQCATSLSGMPHDYDTSGTKLRDISIGLGHHASIAEQARHMYFVSPLAFTPGSPPPGTGDTGYSNTAFDVCAAVIEKASGMRYVDYLTKVVARSMGLYDVAGARTARGDRLPGEVGGYDSPGTLLPSQLDLAPTATEVDVYGGDFYLEGRPASGGLLASPASVARFIDRHNVYGLGGRNSGTRYGTFVGTSAGATTTMPTTGRWDFAWATNREIDNTLKDQLTNGIVSYLGTFGASLTTPFDVDEGFAIRGVLLLGGFRTQHELNAMSYEDMRNTLIVEMSKHSNQPIGWYQGQDDATLGGMGAAMVYLRHTGSRDDAALRQMSADDQRNTLIVEMDAQTGQGRALQGFSTLDLVLIALGSDLAIRGRVPGLVSSWIRGVLLVGRFRTQQELNTMSHDDMRNTLIVEMTKHSNQSTESYQALNDAQLEGVGAVMVLMRNARIRDDGALRQMSADDQRNTLIVELDAQTRLGRELQGLSNLGLARTALGDRPAMHSGA, via the coding sequence GTGACCGCACAGTGGCACGTGGAAGGGCCCGCGGTGGCCGGGGCAGCGACGCTCGATGGTGTCTTCCAGGCCGTGATGACGGCCCAGAACATCCGCGCGGCATCGGTCGCCATCGCCTCGGGGCGGACGATCTACGCCAAGCGCGCGTACACCTGGGCCGAGCCGGGCAACCCGGTCACGACGACGACCACGACGTTCCGGCTCGCCAGCGTCAGCAAGCTGTTCACGGCGGCGGCTATCCAGCGGCTCGCCGACGAGCGCAAGATCGACCTCAACGCCTCCGTGTTCGGCTACCTCGGCCTGTTCGACCCCAACCCGCACGACACCAACAAGGACCTGATCACGATCGGGCAGTGCGCGACCAGCCTGAGTGGAATGCCGCACGACTACGACACGTCCGGCACGAAGCTGCGCGACATCTCGATCGGGCTCGGGCACCACGCCTCGATCGCCGAGCAGGCCCGGCACATGTACTTCGTCAGCCCACTCGCCTTCACGCCCGGGTCACCGCCTCCGGGAACTGGCGACACCGGATACTCGAACACCGCCTTCGACGTCTGCGCCGCCGTGATCGAGAAAGCCAGCGGCATGCGCTACGTCGACTACCTCACCAAGGTCGTGGCCCGTTCCATGGGTCTGTATGACGTCGCGGGTGCCCGGACGGCGCGTGGGGACCGGCTGCCGGGAGAAGTCGGCGGCTACGACAGCCCCGGCACGCTGTTGCCCTCGCAGCTCGACCTCGCGCCCACCGCCACCGAGGTGGACGTCTACGGCGGCGACTTCTACCTCGAGGGGCGACCCGCGAGCGGCGGGTTGCTGGCGAGCCCGGCCAGCGTGGCCCGCTTCATCGACCGGCACAACGTCTACGGGCTAGGGGGACGCAACAGCGGCACCCGGTACGGCACGTTCGTCGGCACCAGTGCAGGGGCCACGACGACCATGCCGACGACCGGCCGGTGGGACTTCGCCTGGGCGACGAACCGCGAGATCGACAACACGCTCAAGGACCAGCTGACCAACGGCATCGTCAGCTATCTCGGGACGTTCGGCGCGAGCCTCACCACCCCGTTCGACGTGGACGAGGGTTTCGCGATCCGCGGGGTCCTGCTGCTCGGGGGCTTCCGGACGCAGCACGAGCTCAACGCCATGTCGTACGAGGACATGCGCAACACCCTGATCGTCGAGATGTCCAAGCACAGCAACCAACCCATCGGCTGGTACCAGGGACAGGACGACGCCACGCTCGGGGGGATGGGCGCCGCGATGGTCTACCTGCGGCACACCGGCAGTCGGGACGACGCTGCCCTGCGACAGATGAGCGCCGACGACCAGCGCAACACCCTGATCGTCGAGATGGACGCGCAGACCGGGCAAGGGCGCGCGCTGCAAGGCTTTTCGACGCTCGACCTCGTGCTCATCGCTCTCGGCAGCGACCTGGCCATCCGCGGCCGGGTGCCGGGCCTGGTCAGCTCGTGGATCCGCGGTGTCCTGCTCGTGGGGCGGTTCCGGACGCAGCAGGAGCTCAACACGATGTCGCACGACGACATGCGCAACACCCTGATCGTCGAGATGACCAAGCACAGCAACCAGTCCACCGAGTCCTACCAGGCGCTGAACGACGCCCAGCTCGAAGGCGTGGGTGCGGTCATGGTGCTGATGCGCAACGCCCGCATCCGCGATGACGGTGCGCTGCGCCAGATGAGCGCCGACGACCAGCGCAACACGCTCATCGTCGAGCTCGACGCGCAGACCCGGCTCGGCCGCGAGCTGCAGGGGCTGTCCAACCTGGGCCTCGCCCGCACCGCCCTCGGCGACCGCCCCGCGATGCACTCCGGCGCCTGA
- a CDS encoding lysophospholipid acyltransferase family protein: MNDAVSRAVMRYVLIGPPLKLLTGLHVEGRENVPREGSLIVASNHLSFIDSIVIPLASGRQVHFLGKAEYFQGNGVRGAAVRWFHSTAGTIPVDRKDPRAAAASLELSEEVLRHGEAFGVYPEGTRSPDGRLHRGRTGVARMALSTGATLLPCAVIGTDKVQPSGSNGFRPARVTVKFGKPIDVEELSAQYQKAALLRAITDATMDAIGDLSGQERSGQYASDVKAAMEAGHSA; encoded by the coding sequence GTGAACGACGCCGTGAGCCGGGCCGTGATGCGCTACGTCCTCATCGGCCCGCCGTTGAAGCTGCTCACCGGGCTGCACGTGGAGGGTCGCGAGAACGTGCCGCGCGAGGGCTCGCTCATCGTCGCGTCGAACCACCTGTCGTTCATCGACTCGATCGTCATCCCGCTGGCCTCCGGTCGGCAGGTGCACTTCCTGGGCAAGGCCGAGTACTTCCAGGGCAATGGGGTGCGCGGGGCGGCGGTGCGGTGGTTCCACTCGACGGCCGGCACGATCCCCGTCGACCGCAAGGACCCGCGGGCCGCGGCTGCCTCGCTCGAGCTGTCAGAGGAGGTGCTGCGGCACGGCGAGGCGTTCGGCGTCTACCCCGAGGGCACCCGCTCGCCGGACGGTCGTCTCCACCGCGGGCGCACCGGCGTGGCCCGGATGGCACTCTCAACCGGGGCGACGCTGCTGCCCTGCGCCGTGATCGGCACCGACAAGGTGCAGCCCTCCGGCTCGAACGGTTTTCGCCCGGCGCGGGTCACCGTGAAGTTCGGCAAGCCGATCGACGTCGAGGAGCTCTCGGCGCAGTACCAGAAGGCTGCGCTCCTGCGCGCGATCACCGACGCCACCATGGACGCGATCGGCGACCTGTCCGGGCAGGAGCGCTCGGGTCAGTACGCCTCCGACGTCAAGGCCGCCATGGAGGCCGGCCACTCCGCCTGA
- the guaA gene encoding glutamine-hydrolyzing GMP synthase, whose protein sequence is MEAPGAERSEEPTTPLQAKPVLVVDFGAQYAQLIARRVREAKVYSEVVPHTLSTEELLAKDPAAIVLSGGPSSVYAEGAPALDPAVLEAGVPVFGMCYGFQAMSQALGGTVAHTGLGEYGATPANVSDTSSTLFNGQPDEQSVWMSHGDSVTEAPAGMTVTAATAGAPVAAIEDDERQLYGVQWHPEVMHSTFGQRVLENFLYRGAGLSPDWTAANVVDELVEAIRAKVGDSRVLCALSGGVDSSVAAALVQKAVGDQLTCVFVDHGLLRAGEAEQVEKEFVAATGVDLVVVDARERFLSALDGVSDPEEKRKIIGREFIRVFEQAARDVVGSRGDSDHPVEFLVQGTLYPDVVESGGGTGAANIKSHHNVGGLPDDLQFKLVEPLRSLFKDEVRQVGLELGVPEAIVWRQPFPGPGLGIRIVGAVTAERLEILRAADAIARQELSAAGLDRDIWQCPVVLLADVRSVGVQGDGRTYGHPVVLRPVSSEDAMTADWTRVPYDVLAKISTRITNEVREVNRVVLDVTSKPPGTIEWE, encoded by the coding sequence GTGGAGGCCCCCGGCGCCGAGCGCTCGGAGGAGCCGACCACGCCCCTGCAGGCCAAGCCGGTGCTCGTCGTCGACTTCGGCGCCCAGTACGCGCAGCTGATCGCCCGCCGGGTGCGCGAGGCCAAGGTCTACAGCGAGGTCGTGCCGCACACCCTCTCCACCGAGGAGCTGCTGGCCAAGGACCCGGCCGCGATCGTGCTCTCCGGCGGACCGTCGTCGGTCTACGCCGAGGGTGCCCCGGCGCTCGACCCGGCCGTCCTCGAGGCCGGGGTCCCGGTGTTCGGCATGTGCTACGGCTTCCAGGCGATGTCGCAGGCGCTCGGCGGCACGGTCGCGCACACCGGGCTCGGGGAGTACGGCGCGACGCCCGCGAACGTCTCCGACACGTCGTCGACGCTGTTCAACGGCCAGCCCGACGAGCAGTCGGTGTGGATGAGCCACGGCGACTCCGTCACCGAGGCGCCGGCCGGCATGACCGTCACGGCGGCCACGGCCGGCGCGCCGGTCGCCGCGATCGAGGACGACGAGCGACAGCTCTATGGCGTGCAGTGGCACCCCGAGGTGATGCACTCGACGTTCGGGCAGCGGGTGCTGGAGAACTTCCTCTACCGTGGCGCGGGGCTGTCGCCCGACTGGACCGCCGCCAACGTCGTCGACGAGCTCGTCGAGGCGATCCGCGCGAAGGTCGGTGACTCGCGCGTGCTCTGCGCGCTGTCCGGTGGGGTCGACTCGTCGGTCGCGGCCGCGCTCGTGCAGAAGGCGGTCGGCGACCAGCTGACCTGTGTCTTCGTCGACCACGGCCTGCTCCGAGCGGGCGAGGCCGAGCAGGTCGAGAAGGAGTTCGTCGCCGCGACCGGGGTGGACCTGGTCGTCGTGGACGCCCGCGAGCGCTTCCTGTCCGCCCTCGACGGCGTCTCGGACCCCGAGGAGAAGCGCAAGATCATCGGGCGCGAGTTCATCCGGGTCTTCGAGCAGGCGGCGCGCGACGTCGTGGGGTCGCGTGGCGACTCCGACCACCCGGTCGAGTTCCTCGTGCAGGGGACGCTCTACCCCGACGTCGTCGAGTCCGGTGGTGGCACCGGCGCGGCGAACATCAAGTCGCACCACAACGTCGGCGGCCTGCCCGACGACCTGCAGTTCAAGCTGGTCGAGCCGCTGCGCTCGCTGTTCAAGGACGAGGTGCGCCAGGTCGGTCTCGAGCTCGGCGTGCCCGAGGCGATCGTGTGGCGGCAGCCGTTCCCCGGCCCGGGCCTGGGGATCCGGATCGTGGGCGCGGTGACGGCCGAGCGGCTCGAGATCCTGCGGGCTGCCGACGCGATCGCGCGGCAGGAGCTGTCGGCGGCCGGTCTCGACCGCGACATCTGGCAGTGCCCGGTGGTGCTGCTCGCCGATGTGCGGTCGGTGGGCGTCCAGGGTGACGGGCGCACCTACGGGCACCCCGTCGTGCTGCGCCCCGTGTCCTCCGAGGACGCCATGACCGCGGACTGGACGCGGGTCCCCTACGACGTGCTGGCCAAGATCTCGACCCGCATCACCAACGAGGTGCGTGAGGTCAACCGTGTCGTGCTCGACGTGACCAGCAAGCCGCCGGGCACCATCGAGTGGGAGTGA
- a CDS encoding DUF3817 domain-containing protein, with the protein MAFVVGVGLLVLVLEMVLRYGFDNHALDWWPQPHGFIYIVYLVATANLGFKVGWSLGRMVLVMLAGVVPFLSFWAERRVAGETEARLAAARR; encoded by the coding sequence ATGGCGTTCGTGGTCGGCGTGGGGCTGCTCGTGCTGGTGCTCGAGATGGTCCTGCGCTACGGGTTCGACAACCACGCGCTGGACTGGTGGCCGCAGCCGCACGGGTTCATCTACATCGTCTACCTGGTCGCGACCGCGAACCTCGGGTTCAAGGTGGGCTGGTCGCTGGGTCGCATGGTGCTGGTCATGCTGGCCGGTGTCGTGCCGTTCCTGTCGTTCTGGGCGGAGCGCAGGGTCGCGGGTGAGACCGAGGCGCGGCTCGCTGCTGCGCGCCGGTAA